The Enterococcus sp. 7F3_DIV0205 genome has a window encoding:
- a CDS encoding serine hydrolase domain-containing protein gives MYEKTKEKIEELMDQGVFPGVSFSFIKDGKTEDHTFGNAQLLPTIEPLNRSLLFDVASLTKVVCTTTVVLQLKEAGVINIDAPFKKYYSAFEDEKITIRHLLTHTSDIKSYIENRDLLTKDELRAAYNQVQSGEKLGKKVAYTDTGTILLGFMLEEIIGKEVITIFKERVLQPLEMTASTFLPTDASKVVPTENHVVRGLIRGTTHDPKAFILAEHAGNAGLFTNLTDLKKFTTMYLNKGQYNEKRVLEKNTIDSLLVNQTPDNCGNRSLGWDLKDDLTGRGVLFHTGYTGTFLLIDPEEQEGFIFLSNRVHPVDKRAEYIEKRDELIEIYLKEKITNKDESLSF, from the coding sequence ATGTATGAAAAAACTAAGGAAAAAATCGAAGAATTAATGGATCAAGGGGTTTTTCCAGGTGTTAGTTTTTCGTTTATAAAGGACGGAAAAACAGAAGACCATACTTTTGGAAATGCTCAACTATTACCCACAATCGAACCGCTGAATCGTTCGTTACTTTTTGATGTAGCATCTTTGACCAAAGTCGTTTGTACCACAACGGTAGTCTTACAACTAAAAGAAGCAGGAGTAATCAACATTGATGCACCATTTAAAAAGTACTACTCAGCATTTGAAGATGAAAAAATAACGATTCGTCATTTGCTGACCCATACTTCTGATATTAAAAGTTACATTGAAAATCGAGATCTTTTAACAAAAGATGAATTGCGAGCAGCTTACAATCAAGTGCAATCAGGTGAGAAGTTAGGTAAAAAAGTTGCTTATACAGACACTGGCACAATTTTACTTGGGTTTATGTTAGAAGAAATAATCGGTAAAGAGGTCATTACGATTTTTAAAGAGCGTGTTTTACAGCCATTAGAGATGACTGCAAGTACTTTTTTACCGACGGATGCATCTAAAGTCGTACCAACTGAAAATCATGTTGTTAGAGGATTGATACGTGGAACAACACACGATCCAAAAGCATTTATTTTAGCCGAACATGCTGGAAATGCGGGACTATTCACGAATTTGACAGATCTAAAAAAATTTACAACAATGTATTTGAATAAAGGGCAATATAATGAAAAGAGAGTTCTTGAAAAAAATACGATCGATTCATTGCTAGTCAACCAAACACCTGACAATTGTGGAAATCGCTCATTAGGTTGGGATTTAAAAGATGACTTGACGGGGCGAGGGGTATTGTTTCATACTGGCTATACAGGTACTTTCTTATTGATCGATCCTGAAGAGCAAGAAGGGTTTATCTTCCTTTCTAATCGCGTTCATCCAGTAGATAAGAGAGCAGAGTACATTGAAAAAAGAGATGAACTTATTGAAATTTATTTAAAAGAAAAAATAACAAACAAAGATGAATCGCTTTCTTTTTAG
- the manA gene encoding mannose-6-phosphate isomerase, class I has product MQQPLFLKPVFQEKIWGGDRLHTVFGFDLPSDKIGEDWAISAHPHGVSTVENGDFSGQKLDELWTNHRELFGNAKGDVFPLLTKILDAEDDLSVQVHPDDTYGLAHEGELGKTECWYIIDAEPGATIIYGHNAKSREELEAMIKEERWDDLLKKVPVKKGDFFYVPSGTIHAIGKGIMILETQQSSDTTYRVYDYDRKDDHGQARELHVQQSVDVTTVPAKDAQLSIQQQNQGQSSIITYLKTSFFNVYEWQVRGVLNLKKNAPYTLATVIEGIGRLIIEDVDTVNSDSYELTKGTSFILPNDIAKWRVEGDLTIIASEPGVDA; this is encoded by the coding sequence ATGCAGCAACCTTTATTTTTAAAACCAGTGTTTCAAGAAAAAATTTGGGGTGGAGATCGTTTACACACTGTATTCGGTTTTGATCTACCAAGTGACAAGATTGGGGAAGATTGGGCTATTAGTGCTCATCCTCATGGTGTAAGTACAGTGGAAAATGGTGATTTTTCTGGTCAAAAACTAGATGAACTTTGGACAAATCATCGTGAGTTATTCGGTAATGCCAAAGGAGATGTGTTTCCTTTATTGACGAAGATTTTGGATGCTGAAGATGATCTATCTGTACAAGTGCACCCAGATGATACTTATGGATTAGCGCATGAAGGTGAACTTGGAAAAACAGAGTGTTGGTATATTATCGACGCTGAACCTGGAGCAACCATCATTTATGGACATAATGCTAAGAGCCGTGAAGAACTTGAAGCGATGATCAAGGAAGAACGCTGGGATGACTTATTAAAAAAAGTTCCTGTTAAAAAGGGAGACTTTTTCTACGTACCTAGTGGAACGATCCATGCAATCGGTAAAGGAATCATGATTTTAGAAACACAGCAAAGTAGTGATACGACATATCGTGTATATGACTACGATAGAAAAGACGATCATGGACAAGCCAGAGAATTACATGTACAGCAATCAGTTGATGTAACTACTGTTCCTGCAAAAGATGCGCAATTGTCGATCCAACAACAGAACCAAGGACAATCTAGCATTATTACGTATTTGAAAACATCTTTTTTCAATGTCTATGAATGGCAAGTTAGAGGGGTGCTGAATTTAAAGAAAAATGCACCTTATACACTAGCTACAGTTATTGAAGGTATCGGTCGTTTGATTATTGAAGATGTAGATACAGTTAACAGTGACAGTTATGAATTGACCAAAGGAACAAGCTTTATTTTACCGAATGACATTGCTAAATGGCGTGTTGAAGGTGATTTGACGATTATTGCTTCAGAACCTGGAGTAGATGCATAA